DNA sequence from the Streptomyces sp. MST-110588 genome:
GACGAGGGCTACGTGGTCCTGAACCGTGGAGTTGCGGTGCACGGCCACGTACAACACCTCCTTGTTCGAGCGTCTTCCCACTCTTCTGGTGGTTACGGCCCAGGGTAGATACGGGCACACATCCCGCGCATGGCACGGATGGACCATTTCCGCCAGTTCGCATGAGCCCCGGTCACGTGCCCGGCGCCCGTCGTCCGGCCGCCGCCCGCCGGGCCCTGCCGCACGGCCGCGGCCGGCCTCAGCCGCCGCCCGAGGCGATCTTCCCCGTATAGATGTCGCGGTCGTCCGGCAGCCCGACGGCGACCGGCGTCCCGAAGTCGTACAGCGTGGTCGTGGACGTCACCAGCGTCCCCTGGGAGGAGCCGTTGGCGAAGCGGAACCGCTGGCGGACCTTGCGCAGCCGTCCCGCATCGTCCAGATACGCATCGAACGGCACGACATCTGTGGTGAAGCCTTTCTCCGCCGCGGCCAGCGCGGAACGGGTGCCCGGCGAGGCCGCGCGGGCCGCCGCGCCGATGTCCGTGCTGCCGCGGTAGTGCCGCACCGGGACGCCGTCCAGCCGCTCCCGCCCCTCGTACGTCACCTCGCGCGCCCCGCGCAGCAGTTCGGCCGCCGCCAGCGGATCGGTCGCCCCGCCGGTGACGAGATTGCCGTCCGCGAGCGTGCCGGTGTCCACCCGCACCCACTTGTCGGGCGGCACCCCGGCCCCGCGGTTCTTCATGTAGAGGGCGCCGGGCGTCAGGATCTCGGTGATCGGACGGTGGCCCCCGCTGCCGGCGCCGGCCGGATCGGGCAGCACCACGCCCAGCCGCCCCGTGGTCGTCCGGTAGTCGTACGCACCCGCGCCCCGGATGGCGACCCGGGTGCCGCCGCTGGCCGTCTCCATCGCCGTACGGACCCTGGAGGACCCGGCCCGTACGAGCGCGTCGGCACTGCCCCGGACGTCCCGCACGGCGGACGAGCCGGGGACGGCCGACGGGGCCGGCGCCCGGTCCACCGACGCCTGCCGGGCGGCCCTCTGGTCCTCGGCCACCGCGCCGCTCGGGGAACAGCCCGTCGCCAGCGCCCCGACGGCCAGGCCCACCGCCAGACTCACCCCGCACGCCGCGGCGGCGACAGCGCCACCGCTCCGCTTGTCCTGCACCACCATCGCGTACGAGCCCCCTCGGCCGCTCGTGCCTGTGAAGTTCTCAGGCCCTGGCGGGCCTGGCCGCCCCGGTACCGGGCCCGGCCGCGGCCCGGGGGCCGAAGCCGCAGGCCCGCCCGCGGCGCCCGGCGCCCATGAGCCCTGCCGTTTGGCCCGAAGGTCTCCGGGGCGCTTCCGGATTGCTGAGGGTGGTGGTGGTCTGAGCCTCCTCGACCCGTTCCATCCGATCCACCCGTTCCGTTCAACGACCGTTCCTGGGGCCCGTCACGCCCGGACACCGAGGGCGCGTAGCGTGGCCGGGTGCACGACCGAGCCCGTAAAGATCCACTGCCGGAGCGCCCCGCGCCCCCGGAATCCGGCGCGGGAGCCGAGCCCGACGCCTCCCGGCAGGCCGCCCGGCCCCCCGCTCAGCCCGCCGCCCCGTCCGAACACCTGACGACCACCACCGAGCGCGGCTCCTTCTGCCTGGCCCGCTGCGTCTGCGGCTGGTCGGGCCCGGCCCGCCGCGCCCGCTCACAAGCCCGTACGGACGCCGAAGAGCACCGCGCCGGCTGACACCTCTCACCCCGCCCCCGGGAACCCCCCATGCCCACACGGCATCTGGGAAAGAGACAGCTACGTCCGGCACCCGGCACGCCCGGTGAGATCCCGAGGGGGACATCCCAGTGAAGCGGCGCACACTCCTGCAGGCCGGCGGCGGGCTCGCGGCGACCACGGTCGCCTGGGCCACGGCCTGCAGCGACCAGCCCGGCCACGCGAGTCCGGGCTCCGGGTCCGGCGCCGTGGGCACCAACTCCGCGCCCGCCCAGGGCCTGCGCCCGGCCGCGCCCGCCGCGTCCTGGGAAGCGCTGCGCAAGGGCCTGGACGGAAAGCTCGTACGCGCCGGTGACGCGGCGTACAAGACAGCTCGCCGCCTCTACAACACCCGCTACGACAACCTCAAACCAGCCGCCATCGCTTATGTCCGCAATCATTCCGACATATCCGAATGCCTGGCCTTCGCCCGCCGCTACGACACCCCCGTCACGATCCGCAACGGCGGCCACTCCTACGCGGGTTGGTCCAGCGGCAACGGCAAGCTCATCATCGACGTCTCCGCCCTGAACAAGGTCTCCGCGCCCTCCGGCGGCACCGTCCGCATAGGCGCCGGCGCCAAACTCATCGACGTCTACGAAGGGCTGGCCCCGCACGGCGTCACCGTGCCCGGCGGCTCCTGCCCCACCGTTGGGATATCCGGCCTGACCCTCGGCGGCGGCCATGGCGTGGCCTCCCGCGCGTACGGCCTGACCTGCGACAGCCTCGTCGGCGCCACGCTCGTCACCGCCGACGGCAAGACCCTCCAGTGCGACCGCTCGCACCACGCCGACCTCTTCTGGGCGCTGCGCGGCGCCGGCAACGGCAACTTCGGCGTCGTCACCGAACTGCGCTTCCGTACGCACCGGGCACCCCGCGCGGTACGGGCGTACATGACCTGGCCCTGGTCCAAGGCCGCCGCGGTGGTCCGCGCCTGGCAGGAGTGGGGCCCCACCCAGCCCGACGAGATCTGGTCCTCCCTCCACCTCGACGCCCGCCCCGGCGCCACCCCCACCGTCTCCGTCGCCGCCTTCTCCCTGGGCACGTACGGAGATCTGCAGAACGCCGTCGACCGGCTCGCCGACCGCCCGGGCGGCCCGGGCCCGGCGAAGTCGGTGAGCCTGAAGCCCTCCAGCTACCTGGACGCCATGGAGGCGTACGCGGGCTGCGCCACCAAGTCCACCGCGCAGTGCCACCTGCCCGGCTCCCTGCCGGGGCAGAACGGCTCCGGCCGGCTCGGCCGCGAGACCTACGCCGCGCGCTCCGACTTCTACGACCGCTCGCTCAGCCCGACCGGCATCCGCACCCTCATGGACCAGATCGAACGCGCGGGCCGCAAGGGCGTGGCGGGCAACGCCTCCCTGACCGCACTGGGCGGCGCGGTCAACCGCGTCCGGCCGGCCGACACCGCCTTCGTACACCGCCGTTCGCGTTTCCTGGCGCAGTACCTGGCGTCCTGGGGAGCGGGCGGGTCCGGAACGGCACAGTCCGCGTGGCTGGAATCCGTCCATGGGGCCATGCGCCGGTACGCCTCGGGAGCCGCCTACCAGAACTACGCCGACCCGGGGCTCAAGGACTGGAAGAAGGCGTACTACGGCCCGGCCGCCGACCGCCTGACCAAGGTCAAGCGGCAGTACGACCCGCAGCGCCTGTTCAGTACCTTCCCCCACGCTCTCTGAGCCCGGGCCCTGCGCCGTACCGGCTCAGGCGTCCGTACGCCGCGGCCCGGGCTCCACGACCCGGGCCGTGGTGTACTGCGGCGTCTGCGTCATCCGGGCCTCGGCCGTCCCCGACAGGCCGTCCAGGGCCTTGTGGATGGCGGCGAGCCGCCCCTTGGTGTCGGACGTCTCCACGAAGTTGCGGTAGTCGGCCTCGGAGTCCCAGTGGACGAGGTTGTAGACCCGGGTACCGTCGACGCTCGTCAAAAAGCGGGCCGAGCGGTACCCGGGGTAGAAGCGCACCCAGCGCTCCTGGATCTCGGCGAAGGCGTCCACGACCTCCTGCTGGGTGCGGGGGCCGTCGACGGTGTAGTCGATGACCGAGAAGAAACCGTGGTCGGTGCTCATGGGCGTACTCCTTTGGCTGTGACGCGGCCGAAGCCGTGGTACGCCCGGGACTCTCCTGCCTCAACCGCGGTTGAGGTCAAGTCCGCAGCAGAACCCGACCCGCCGGCCCGCGCTCAGGCCGCCAGATCGTTGTCGCCACCGTCCCGCCCGGCACGCCGCGACGGCACCGACGACCCACGCGCCCCCGCCTGTCCCGCGGCCCGCACCGAACCCGTACGGTCCGCATCGGCGTCCGCCACCCCCGCGGCCTGTACCAGGGCCCCGGCCCGCGACGCACCGACCGCCTTGGCCAGCGGCACCAGCAGCGCCTGGGCCGGCGGCGAGAGCAGCAGCGCCACGGCCGTACCCAGCGCGAACCCGCCGACCACGTCCGTCGGGTAGTGCACGCCCATATAGACCCGGCAGAACCCCTCGAACAGCGCCAGTGCGATCCCGATCAAGCCGTACTTCCGGTTCGCGACGAACAACCCGACCCCCACCGCCATGGTCAACGTGGCGTGGTCGCTCACGAACGAGAAGTCGCTCTTGCTGGGAATCAGCACCTCCAGCCCCGCGTGGGTCTTGAAGGGCCGTGGCCGTTCCACGAAGTTCCGGATGGGGATGTTGACGATCAGGGCGATCCCGGCCGCGATCGGCGCCCAGACCAGCCCGGCGACGGCCGCGGGCGCGCCGGGCCGCTTGCGCGCGGCCCACCAGGCGACCAGACACAGGATCGCGAGTCCGGCGATGATGCCGTACTCACCGATGTACTCCATGACGGTGTTGACCCAGTGCGGAGCGCCTTTCGCGAGGTCGTTGATGCCGTCGAGCACGTCCACGTCGGGGTTCGACCCGTCCAGTGCGAGTCCAGCCATCTGCCGCGGCCCCTTACCTTTCGCGCGCGCGAGCGCCGTATGTGCTGCCAACCCCCGTGGTCGTCGAGCGTTGCTGCCGTCTTCCCACGCCCAGGAAACGCGACGCCCCGGCAGGTCGTTCCGGTCTCCACCGGATGATCACCAGGACGTTATCGAAGCTTGACCCATCGCCCCAGTTCAGGGCCCTATATGGGGCCTATGTTCAGGCAGCCTTCCGGGCGGGGAGCGCTTTCGCGCCATCTTCCGTGACGCGGGTCGCACCGATGTAGTCCGGCGTGTCGATCTTGTCGAAACGGATCACCGCCCCCGTATACGGAGCGTTGATCATGTATCCACCGCCCACATAGATCCCCACATGATGGATCGAACGCGGATCATTCAGGTCATATGCGAAGAACACCAGATCCCCCGGCAGCAGCTCGTTCCGCTTGGGGTGCGGCCCGGCGTTCCACTGGTCGTTCGCCACCCGCGGCAGCTCGATCCCCACCGAGTGGTAAGCGGCCTTCGTCAGCCCCGAACAGTCGAAGCGCCCACCCTGCTCCGGCGTCCCGTCGCCGCCCCACAGATACTTCTTGCCGAGCTGCTCCTGCGCGAAGTAGATCGCCGCCGCAGCCTGCCGCGAGGGCTCCACCCGCCCCACCGGCGCCTCAAAACTCTTGGCCAGCGTAGTAATGACCCGCACATAATTCTGCGTCTCCCGAATCGCCGGCACCCCACCGGCCGCGATCACCCGATACGCCCCGGCGTTGTAGGCGGCCAACATGTTCTTCGTCGGGTCCCCCGG
Encoded proteins:
- a CDS encoding FAD-binding oxidoreductase; the protein is MKRRTLLQAGGGLAATTVAWATACSDQPGHASPGSGSGAVGTNSAPAQGLRPAAPAASWEALRKGLDGKLVRAGDAAYKTARRLYNTRYDNLKPAAIAYVRNHSDISECLAFARRYDTPVTIRNGGHSYAGWSSGNGKLIIDVSALNKVSAPSGGTVRIGAGAKLIDVYEGLAPHGVTVPGGSCPTVGISGLTLGGGHGVASRAYGLTCDSLVGATLVTADGKTLQCDRSHHADLFWALRGAGNGNFGVVTELRFRTHRAPRAVRAYMTWPWSKAAAVVRAWQEWGPTQPDEIWSSLHLDARPGATPTVSVAAFSLGTYGDLQNAVDRLADRPGGPGPAKSVSLKPSSYLDAMEAYAGCATKSTAQCHLPGSLPGQNGSGRLGRETYAARSDFYDRSLSPTGIRTLMDQIERAGRKGVAGNASLTALGGAVNRVRPADTAFVHRRSRFLAQYLASWGAGGSGTAQSAWLESVHGAMRRYASGAAYQNYADPGLKDWKKAYYGPAADRLTKVKRQYDPQRLFSTFPHAL
- a CDS encoding antibiotic biosynthesis monooxygenase, with protein sequence MSTDHGFFSVIDYTVDGPRTQQEVVDAFAEIQERWVRFYPGYRSARFLTSVDGTRVYNLVHWDSEADYRNFVETSDTKGRLAAIHKALDGLSGTAEARMTQTPQYTTARVVEPGPRRTDA
- a CDS encoding phosphatase PAP2 family protein, which gives rise to MAGLALDGSNPDVDVLDGINDLAKGAPHWVNTVMEYIGEYGIIAGLAILCLVAWWAARKRPGAPAAVAGLVWAPIAAGIALIVNIPIRNFVERPRPFKTHAGLEVLIPSKSDFSFVSDHATLTMAVGVGLFVANRKYGLIGIALALFEGFCRVYMGVHYPTDVVGGFALGTAVALLLSPPAQALLVPLAKAVGASRAGALVQAAGVADADADRTGSVRAAGQAGARGSSVPSRRAGRDGGDNDLAA
- a CDS encoding bifunctional lytic transglycosylase/C40 family peptidase, with the translated sequence MRKIWVVGGIGAGLALGFVALLVVGTYVAAAALAGQGGGALGRAVGLAKGAVPASYQPLVQKWGALCPAINPALLAAQLYQESGWNPRAQSPAAAQGIAQFIPGTWQTHGIDGNGDGKRDVWDPADAIPSAASYDCELAKYVAKVPGDPTKNMLAAYNAGAYRVIAAGGVPAIRETQNYVRVITTLAKSFEAPVGRVEPSRQAAAAIYFAQEQLGKKYLWGGDGTPEQGGRFDCSGLTKAAYHSVGIELPRVANDQWNAGPHPKRNELLPGDLVFFAYDLNDPRSIHHVGIYVGGGYMINAPYTGAVIRFDKIDTPDYIGATRVTEDGAKALPARKAA